CCGCGCCTCGGCCTCGCGCTCATAGCTGCCGGCGTAGTACGAAACGTCGGTCGACGTGCCGCCCATGTCGAAGCCCACGACTTGCGCGAAACCCGCCGCTTTGGCCGTGGCCGCCATGCCGACGATGCCTCCGGCCGGGCCGGAGAGCACGGCGTCTTTGCCGTGGAACGCCTCGCCGGCGGCAAGCCCGCCGCTCGATTGCATGTAGAGCGCCGCGACCGCCGGTCCCAGCCCCGCTTCCAGCCCGGCGATATAGCGGCGCAGGACGGGCGACAGGTAGGCGTCGACCACGGTCGTATCCCCCCGCGCGATCAGCTTGATCAGCGGGGCGACGCGGTGGCTGACCGAAATCTGCGCGAACCCCACCTCCGCCGCGATACGGGCGAGCGCGGCCTCGTGCGCCGGATACTTCCAGCCGTGCATCAGCACGATCGCGATGGCGCGCAGCCCGCCATCGAACGCGGACTGCAACGCGGCACGGGCCTTGTCCTCGTCCAACGTAGCCAGCACCGTGCCATCGGCCATGACCCGTTCGTCGATTTCCGCGACCTGCGCGAACAGGGGCGCCGGCAGATCGATCCGGCGCGCGAAAATGTCGGGCCGTTCCTGCGTACCGATGCGCAGGGCATCGCCGAACCCGCGCGTGATCGCCAGCAGCGTCGGCTCGCCCTTGCGTTCGAGCAGGGCGTTGGTGGCAACGGTCGTGCCCAGCCGCAGTTCGGCGGGCGGCAAGGCGGTGCCTGGTGGTACCCCGGTCAGCCGGCGCATCGCCTCCACTGCCGCGTCGTCATAACGGCCGGGGTCTTCGGACAGGAGTTTTGCGCGGTGCAACCCGCCATCGGGCGCAATCGCCACGACATCGGTGAAAGTGCCGCCGCGATCGACCCAGAATCGCCAGGTTTCTTCCGTCATGCACCCGCCTTAACCGCTTGAAATCCGGCTGGCACTATCCTGACCGATCGTTTGCCAGAGGAACCTGCGCTCAAACCGGCCGATGCGGGTGCAAAAGCAAGCGGCCCGGCGCGCACGCACCGGGCCGCTCAGACGTTCCTCGATGGATCAGCGCGCGGCCTGTTGCAGATAGGCAATCAGGTCGGCGCGATCCTGCGGATTGGGGAGGCCGGCAAAAGCCATGCGCGTGCCCGGCACGAACCGGGTAGGCGAGGTGAGGAAGGCATCGAGCGTGGTCTTGTTCCACGTCACGTTCTTGGCCTTCATCTGCGCCGAATAGTTGAAGTTCGCCATCGCGGCCGACTTGCGGCCAACGATGCCCTTCAGCGACGGCCCCAGGCGCGTGGCGCCGGTATTGAGATCGTGGCAGGCGGCGCAACGGGCAAACACGGTACGACCCCGCGCCGCGTCACCCGCAGGCCCGGAAGGAGCGGCCGATGCCGCCGACGCGGCGATACCAACGGCGGCCAGAACGGCCATCACGGCAACAAACTTCATCAACGCACTCCCCAAAAATGCCTTGTGGCCAAAATGCTTCGTGGCCAAGCTGCCCCAGCGGGGCTGACCCACGCATGAACGGATACAACG
The Novosphingobium sp. EMRT-2 genome window above contains:
- a CDS encoding cytochrome c family protein — encoded protein: MKFVAVMAVLAAVGIAASAASAAPSGPAGDAARGRTVFARCAACHDLNTGATRLGPSLKGIVGRKSAAMANFNYSAQMKAKNVTWNKTTLDAFLTSPTRFVPGTRMAFAGLPNPQDRADLIAYLQQAAR